A single Tenacibaculum sp. 190524A02b DNA region contains:
- a CDS encoding DUF6734 family protein, with protein MKQSPKIIYSLDTYPLINNRWNMGNRLKETIYMTALSVLQSHLWYPEIELYVDETAYKYLYMLPCKVTLIPHNWNADLWMKVKMQAIEKQTQPFVHIDTDIFLSKYVSFDFDKVLLERKEASYKRHYKPQLAFFNAYTNHLTFWHNDLQKTYSCGVIGFNDMKLKSQFIKAYQEVEKVYTNFKQEYIPFKKKGYEPCIVIEQYTLACLLDKHKITPTLLLEGESLFQHTKKAKEIGFSHLFGVKKYEDTIVKTIEERLQNIFPFWYQEIKKELIKSKYMNDYKVTF; from the coding sequence TTGAAACAGTCACCTAAAATAATATACAGTTTAGATACCTATCCATTAATTAATAATAGATGGAATATGGGAAATCGATTAAAAGAAACCATTTATATGACGGCATTAAGCGTATTACAAAGTCATTTATGGTATCCAGAAATTGAACTGTATGTAGATGAAACAGCATATAAATACTTATACATGTTGCCATGTAAAGTAACCCTAATTCCACATAATTGGAATGCCGATTTATGGATGAAAGTAAAAATGCAGGCTATTGAAAAGCAAACCCAACCTTTTGTGCATATTGATACCGATATATTTTTAAGTAAATATGTTTCTTTTGATTTTGATAAAGTATTATTAGAAAGAAAAGAAGCTTCCTATAAAAGGCATTACAAACCGCAATTAGCTTTTTTTAATGCATATACCAATCACCTTACCTTTTGGCACAACGATTTACAAAAAACCTATAGCTGTGGTGTTATTGGGTTTAATGATATGAAGTTAAAAAGCCAATTTATAAAAGCCTATCAAGAAGTAGAAAAAGTGTATACCAATTTTAAACAAGAATACATTCCATTTAAGAAAAAAGGATATGAACCCTGTATTGTTATAGAACAATATACACTTGCTTGCTTATTAGATAAACACAAAATAACTCCAACCTTATTGTTAGAAGGAGAAAGCCTTTTTCAGCATACAAAAAAAGCAAAAGAAATAGGGTTTAGCCATCTTTTTGGAGTAAAGAAATACGAAGACACTATTGTAAAAACAATTGAAGAACGATTGCAAAATATCTTTCCTTTTTG
- a CDS encoding contractile injection system tape measure protein produces the protein MQLHNTHIIHKVFVEVNTDSLESGRHFKTNFLEYLKDAMFPLLEQKLEAIATKSSAYSIRLQDVSIDIEVASANDFSQIKEEAIVSVEKNIIKAIEANLLDNDTQNESVLINENTSQKEILQTFLRTGKLPWWTLTDTTKITTLLNTITLEVQLLETKIFRERFIKQFNNDQLVSCLVRAIKTDNTFTEKQKLKVISILNTIYATVIEKISINSEERFLFWDTVILELILNNKQTSNLEKLIQLFALITIENLTTTQLFFIKQFIEEKSKKTSVIKLLLNFHKVKHELLRAFQVHSLIQKGNTIERISNNSKKEHSSIREIILELQKILRTKDKEQIIKLVPVSKKLQEVLGSIVKFSKTHLEKLTKEQRKEVVKLETAVTIVNEENVIQKIASGLELLEKISNQENINTSKIVKKLKETFENFEIKTTTNYTTEITLKVPPPELSEKEKIKINTEISENLTHLKNKLIGSKKSQETLSDTELYVENVGIILVHPFLKYFFKNLELFDEEKKELINPVKAAHLLHYIATKETKAYENNMLFEKILCGIPENQPINRFVDITENEKEEVENMLKSMLSNWTKMESSSIELLRNEFLQRSGKLTIKKGKIHVKVERKPQDILINNINWNISIIKFPWIKNLIQVAW, from the coding sequence TTGCAGTTGCATAACACACATATCATTCATAAAGTATTTGTAGAGGTAAATACAGATTCTCTAGAAAGTGGACGTCATTTTAAAACCAACTTTCTAGAGTATTTAAAAGACGCCATGTTTCCTCTTTTAGAACAAAAGTTGGAAGCAATTGCAACAAAAAGTAGTGCGTACAGTATTAGACTTCAAGATGTGTCAATAGATATAGAAGTTGCTTCTGCTAATGATTTTAGCCAAATAAAAGAAGAAGCTATTGTATCTGTAGAGAAAAATATAATAAAAGCTATAGAGGCTAATTTATTAGATAATGACACTCAAAATGAAAGTGTTTTAATAAATGAAAATACCAGTCAAAAAGAAATTTTACAAACATTTTTAAGAACTGGTAAGTTACCCTGGTGGACATTAACCGACACAACTAAAATAACGACACTTTTAAATACTATAACATTAGAAGTTCAATTATTAGAAACCAAAATATTTAGAGAACGTTTTATAAAACAGTTCAATAACGATCAATTAGTAAGTTGTTTAGTAAGAGCAATTAAAACAGATAATACTTTTACAGAAAAGCAAAAACTGAAAGTTATAAGTATCCTAAATACAATCTATGCAACAGTAATAGAAAAAATTTCGATAAACTCAGAAGAACGCTTCTTGTTTTGGGATACCGTTATTTTAGAACTGATACTTAACAATAAACAAACTAGTAACTTAGAAAAATTAATACAACTTTTTGCCCTTATTACTATAGAAAATTTAACAACAACTCAACTATTTTTTATAAAACAGTTTATTGAAGAAAAAAGTAAGAAAACATCAGTTATAAAACTGTTATTGAACTTTCACAAAGTAAAACACGAGCTATTACGCGCTTTTCAAGTACATTCTTTAATTCAAAAAGGAAACACGATTGAACGCATTTCAAATAATTCTAAAAAAGAACATTCTTCAATCCGTGAAATTATTTTAGAGCTTCAAAAAATACTCAGAACAAAAGATAAAGAGCAAATAATAAAGTTAGTTCCTGTTTCTAAAAAATTACAAGAAGTTTTGGGGAGTATTGTCAAGTTCTCAAAAACACACCTTGAAAAACTAACCAAAGAACAACGTAAAGAAGTAGTAAAATTAGAAACAGCAGTTACAATAGTAAATGAAGAAAATGTAATACAAAAAATAGCTTCAGGATTAGAATTGCTAGAAAAAATAAGCAATCAAGAAAACATAAACACAAGTAAAATTGTAAAAAAACTAAAAGAAACCTTTGAGAATTTTGAAATAAAAACAACAACAAATTATACAACGGAAATAACTTTAAAAGTTCCACCACCTGAATTATCAGAAAAAGAAAAAATAAAAATTAATACAGAGATTTCTGAAAACTTAACCCATTTAAAAAATAAATTAATAGGAAGTAAAAAGAGTCAAGAAACCTTATCTGATACAGAACTATATGTTGAAAATGTGGGAATTATTTTGGTACATCCTTTTTTAAAATACTTTTTCAAGAATTTAGAATTGTTTGATGAAGAAAAAAAGGAATTAATCAATCCAGTAAAAGCAGCACACTTACTACACTACATCGCTACCAAAGAAACAAAAGCGTATGAAAATAACATGCTGTTTGAAAAAATACTATGTGGTATTCCAGAAAACCAACCCATAAATAGATTTGTAGACATTACAGAAAACGAAAAAGAAGAAGTAGAAAACATGTTGAAATCAATGTTGTCAAATTGGACGAAAATGGAGTCGTCATCCATAGAGTTGTTGAGAAATGAGTTTTTACAAAGAAGTGGAAAATTAACCATTAAAAAAGGAAAAATACACGTAAAAGTAGAACGCAAACCACAAGATATTTTAATAAACAATATCAACTGGAACATTTCCATTATAAAATTTCCATGGATAAAAAACCTAATACAAGTAGCATGGTAA